The following coding sequences are from one Paenibacillus sp. JDR-2 window:
- a CDS encoding ABC transporter permease: MHSNGMLANMRRRWQLYVLLLPSVLYILLFHYVPMYGIIIAFKDFKSSMGIIGSPWVGMKHFEAFFDSFVFEQIVTNTVKLSAFSLLIGFPIPILFALLLNQIRNRLAQRFVQTVTYAPYFISTVVLVSMLNVFLAPSTGIINNFITLFGGEAVNFMAREEWFRTVYISSGIWQTMGFSAIIYLAALSGVNPELHEAATVDGATKLRRIWNVDLPSILPTITILFILGIGSIMSVGWEKAFLMQQGMNLPVSEIISTYVYKVGLLNAQYSFATAIGLFNSIINFTLLIFTNYASRKMSGNSLW, encoded by the coding sequence ATGCACAGCAATGGGATGCTGGCTAATATGCGGAGGAGATGGCAGCTTTACGTGCTGCTCCTTCCGTCCGTCTTGTACATCTTGTTGTTCCATTACGTCCCCATGTACGGCATTATCATCGCTTTTAAAGATTTTAAATCCAGCATGGGCATTATCGGGAGCCCTTGGGTTGGGATGAAGCACTTCGAAGCCTTTTTTGATTCTTTTGTCTTCGAGCAGATCGTAACGAACACGGTTAAGCTAAGCGCGTTTTCGCTGTTAATCGGATTTCCCATTCCCATCCTGTTCGCCCTGCTGCTGAATCAGATTCGAAACCGGCTTGCGCAGCGATTTGTGCAAACGGTTACTTATGCACCGTATTTTATCTCTACCGTCGTCCTCGTGTCCATGCTGAACGTATTCTTAGCTCCCAGCACGGGGATTATCAACAATTTCATAACGTTGTTTGGCGGCGAAGCCGTCAACTTCATGGCGAGGGAAGAATGGTTCCGCACGGTCTATATCTCCTCGGGCATCTGGCAGACAATGGGCTTCAGCGCCATTATTTATCTTGCGGCGTTAAGCGGCGTCAACCCGGAGCTGCATGAAGCGGCCACGGTTGACGGCGCAACGAAGCTGAGGCGGATCTGGAATGTCGATCTGCCGTCCATTCTTCCGACGATCACGATTCTCTTCATTCTCGGCATCGGCAGCATCATGTCCGTAGGCTGGGAGAAGGCTTTCCTGATGCAGCAAGGCATGAACCTGCCGGTGTCGGAGATCATTTCCACTTATGTATACAAGGTTGGCTTGCTTAATGCGCAGTACAGCTTTGCTACGGCGATTGGCCTATTTAATTCGATAATTAACTTTACGCTTCTTATCTTTAC
- a CDS encoding glycosyl hydrolase: protein MMMNATGGGNFIELKNKQAEQSLSLGNLKALTIGASVRGGDKSEELLRIQGDAQAAAIRFYSEEQAEGKGLFLVVDFHTDAKDKPLTLSVPWQAIGAGEHDLLLRYGGHIVELFVDGVLIDEDWPMGSVQLENAAAQCFDGTLKATIWAYALTEEERGSLIQDKPGLESRETLYLGTEPESIQYWKPRGFNTGVGDCMPYFDGETFHVYYLFDRRGHASKWSLGAHQWAHMSTKDLKDWTHHPMAVAVTEEWEGSICTGSVLKENDVYYAFYAVRAVDGSPAQLTYAVSNDGISFTKTEAYINISNRYLLSSVRDPHVFKDEQGVYHMLVTTSLVDGVKHEGCLAHLVSSDLRNWQEEEPFIVPGYHGEPECSDYFEWNGLYYLIFSNDGLARYRYSKEPFGPWLRPAMDTIDSVQLRVPKTAAFPGGRRMVTGFLSGPGRYGGELIIRELVQEEDGSLGLKLPAEFAGLTSQVVTRQEELVSLSNLNGFSEQLLGKVEGDYELTFEAVPEHPTMFYGFSVAGDSHFKQGSDIRFEPSNRKLGVHDTVCVGFQEDEVSSIYHVKELEGRVHVEATVKEGFIDICVNGKRTFISRINREHAYLRFFAQFGTVSFHNITIRSV, encoded by the coding sequence ATGATGATGAACGCTACTGGTGGCGGCAACTTTATCGAGCTTAAGAATAAACAGGCTGAGCAATCCTTGAGCCTGGGAAATCTCAAAGCACTGACAATTGGAGCATCTGTGAGGGGAGGAGACAAAAGCGAGGAGCTGCTCCGCATTCAAGGCGATGCACAAGCCGCCGCGATTCGCTTCTATTCCGAAGAACAGGCGGAAGGCAAAGGGTTATTCCTGGTTGTTGACTTCCATACGGATGCCAAAGACAAACCGCTGACGTTATCCGTTCCATGGCAAGCGATTGGCGCGGGCGAGCATGATCTCCTGCTTCGCTATGGCGGACACATCGTCGAGTTGTTCGTAGACGGCGTTCTGATTGACGAGGACTGGCCGATGGGCTCCGTTCAATTGGAGAATGCAGCAGCACAGTGCTTTGATGGGACGCTTAAGGCGACAATCTGGGCTTACGCCTTGACAGAAGAAGAGCGCGGCAGCCTTATTCAAGATAAGCCAGGTCTGGAAAGCCGGGAGACGCTGTACCTGGGAACGGAGCCGGAATCCATCCAGTACTGGAAGCCAAGGGGATTCAATACCGGGGTTGGCGATTGCATGCCTTATTTCGACGGGGAAACGTTCCATGTCTACTACCTGTTCGATCGTCGGGGTCATGCGAGCAAATGGAGCTTGGGCGCGCATCAATGGGCGCATATGTCGACCAAGGATCTGAAAGACTGGACGCATCACCCTATGGCTGTTGCCGTGACAGAGGAATGGGAAGGGTCCATTTGCACAGGTTCCGTTCTGAAGGAGAACGACGTTTATTATGCCTTTTACGCCGTTCGGGCAGTGGACGGCTCACCGGCCCAATTGACCTATGCGGTTAGTAACGACGGCATTTCCTTTACCAAGACCGAGGCTTACATAAACATCTCTAACCGGTATTTGCTATCCTCCGTCCGTGATCCTCATGTATTCAAGGACGAACAGGGCGTGTATCACATGCTGGTTACGACAAGCTTAGTAGACGGCGTCAAGCATGAGGGATGCCTCGCCCATCTTGTATCAAGCGATCTGCGGAATTGGCAGGAGGAAGAACCGTTTATCGTGCCGGGTTACCACGGTGAGCCGGAGTGCTCGGATTATTTTGAATGGAACGGCTTATATTACCTGATCTTCAGCAATGACGGTCTCGCCCGCTACCGGTATTCCAAAGAGCCGTTTGGACCTTGGCTGCGTCCGGCGATGGATACGATTGACAGCGTTCAATTGCGTGTACCGAAGACGGCCGCCTTCCCTGGAGGAAGAAGAATGGTTACGGGCTTCTTGTCCGGACCGGGACGATACGGCGGCGAGTTGATCATCCGGGAGCTTGTTCAGGAAGAGGATGGATCGCTTGGACTGAAGCTGCCTGCCGAGTTTGCCGGTTTAACAAGCCAGGTTGTGACACGGCAAGAAGAACTCGTTTCCTTATCCAACTTAAACGGGTTTTCCGAGCAGCTGCTCGGAAAGGTGGAGGGCGACTATGAGCTGACCTTCGAGGCCGTTCCCGAGCACCCTACAATGTTCTACGGGTTTTCCGTAGCGGGGGATTCCCATTTCAAACAAGGCAGCGATATCCGGTTTGAGCCTTCCAATCGCAAGCTTGGCGTTCATGATACGGTCTGCGTAGGCTTCCAGGAGGATGAGGTTTCGTCCATCTATCACGTGAAGGAATTAGAAGGCCGCGTCCATGTTGAGGCGACCGTAAAGGAAGGTTTCATCGACATTTGCGTAAACGGTAAACGAACCTTCATCAGCCGTATTAACAGAGAACATGCTTATCTGCGATTCTTTGCCCAATTCGGAACGGTAAGCTTCCATAACATCACGATTCGATCGGTTTAG
- the xylB gene encoding xylulokinase, which translates to MSLLMGIDIGTSSVKSMIMDPSGKVLGFAQMEYDINIPVSGYAEQNPDEWWELVKKTSAQAMAGAGIDGGALAGIGFSGQMHGLVALDKEGQVLRPSIIWCDQRSIPQKAILESGLTTEQLGHMIQNSVSTGFLILSLMWIKENEPQIYSRIDRVMLPKDYVRYRLTGEIGTDTTDASGTSAYDTASLRWSDPLIALAGLDSSMFPKIGNPWEIAGYVTRAAESESDFIAGTPVVYGGADQAMQAVGNGIIKPGNLSVTIGTGGQLFTAIDQPAYDRKLRTHTYVHAVPNRWYLMGATMSAGLSLKWLASQVLNKQDYKALDRMAKEVPAGSEGLLFLPYLTGDRTPHMDPQASGMFFGLKLEHKDAHLIRAVLEGVCYSLRDGVEIIRSLGVELERIIISGGGAKSLLWSQILADILHQDVYVSMTEEQACVGAAIMAGVGAKLYDSVEQACQTVVKLHESPVRPDPMNQAIYDRYYTVYSKLYEINRELFPMLNNNTNVNGVSK; encoded by the coding sequence ATGTCGTTACTGATGGGGATTGATATCGGAACCTCAAGCGTGAAATCCATGATCATGGATCCTTCAGGCAAGGTACTCGGATTTGCGCAGATGGAGTATGACATCAATATTCCTGTCTCAGGATACGCCGAACAGAATCCGGATGAATGGTGGGAGTTGGTTAAGAAGACAAGCGCTCAAGCAATGGCGGGAGCTGGCATAGACGGAGGGGCGTTAGCGGGAATTGGGTTTTCCGGTCAAATGCACGGGTTGGTGGCGCTAGATAAAGAAGGTCAGGTGCTTCGGCCATCCATTATATGGTGCGATCAGCGGTCAATCCCTCAGAAGGCCATATTGGAATCCGGACTTACGACGGAACAGCTAGGACATATGATTCAGAACTCCGTGTCGACCGGATTTCTTATCCTCTCGTTGATGTGGATCAAAGAAAATGAACCCCAAATCTATAGCCGTATAGACCGGGTTATGCTGCCGAAGGATTATGTCCGTTACCGGTTGACCGGTGAAATCGGCACGGACACGACGGATGCCTCCGGCACGTCGGCTTATGATACGGCATCCCTTCGATGGTCGGATCCATTGATCGCATTAGCGGGACTGGATAGCAGTATGTTTCCGAAGATCGGTAATCCATGGGAGATAGCGGGATACGTTACAAGAGCGGCCGAATCCGAAAGCGATTTCATTGCGGGGACTCCCGTTGTATACGGTGGGGCGGATCAAGCCATGCAAGCGGTTGGAAACGGTATTATTAAACCTGGCAACCTTTCCGTTACGATCGGAACCGGAGGGCAGCTGTTTACGGCTATTGATCAGCCGGCCTATGATAGGAAGCTTAGGACGCATACTTATGTTCACGCGGTTCCAAACCGGTGGTATCTGATGGGGGCGACGATGAGCGCGGGATTGTCGTTGAAGTGGCTGGCTTCCCAGGTTTTGAACAAGCAGGATTACAAGGCACTTGACCGGATGGCTAAAGAAGTTCCCGCGGGAAGCGAGGGGCTGCTGTTCCTGCCCTATCTGACCGGTGATCGAACTCCCCATATGGATCCGCAAGCAAGCGGGATGTTCTTCGGGCTCAAATTGGAACACAAGGACGCGCATCTGATAAGAGCGGTGCTTGAAGGGGTATGTTATTCGCTTCGCGACGGCGTGGAGATTATTCGTTCGCTTGGGGTTGAGCTTGAGAGAATCATCATCTCCGGGGGCGGTGCGAAGAGCCTGTTATGGAGCCAGATTCTTGCCGATATTTTGCATCAGGATGTTTATGTAAGCATGACGGAGGAACAGGCATGCGTGGGTGCGGCAATCATGGCCGGAGTTGGCGCGAAGCTGTATGATTCCGTTGAGCAGGCTTGCCAAACCGTCGTTAAGCTGCACGAAAGTCCCGTGCGCCCAGACCCTATGAACCAGGCGATTTATGACCGATACTATACCGTCTATAGCAAGCTTTACGAGATTAACCGGGAGCTCTTTCCCATGCTGAATAACAATACTAATGTGAATGGAGTGTCAAAATGA